Sequence from the Phlebotomus papatasi isolate M1 chromosome 5, Ppap_2.1, whole genome shotgun sequence genome:
ttaattcaaatttgccaaataaactgaaaatatcagtaaattaatatttaattaaaaaaactcttgtaaaaattgtttttacgaGTAAAAAAGTTGATGCTATAACtggaaattgtaaaaaaaaaaaaaaacaaaataaaaataaaaaaatcatttccagaacaataataataatacgttttcttttaatttcttttgtagGGCAAATGCATTGCATTCAAAAAGagagtggcaaagcatcccagctttgcggaatgctcgaactcacgagacagagctcactgtgaattagtttttttgcataatcttttggaatcactgatctactagagatcaaattgattcataaatcacaaaagcatttggaaatcaaaaaatcggtacttaaccgattcattaccgatgaaaaccgatgcagccggattctaatttgcaatatctttccaaaaaatccaaatttaaccaaatcggttgaaaaatgagccttccaaagaagttgacctttgaccttcaataattcaaaatggcgaatttttcggtcataagtatgttttggcgaaatgttcgccaggactagctctaaagcccaaaatagacacagggatcgacttagggatcagctcgaaaaaagaggattggtgtcaatacactcacggatcagcccataatttggaggatcaggctgatcttctaaattcgtgaggtctagtaaaattacgaggattaggcgacatcagcgccagtgttgaaaataaaaagcttcactttgggtgtttttgggtacttttcgaaatgtcaattgttaCAAAAAATATGGAGGGTGGTGAAAGTCAATTATCGCAAAATCCCAAATCACGGAAAGATTGGAGTGACGGGGAGGTCAGGATGTTTATCTCCATATGGAGGGATCATCATTACGACCTCCGCAGACAGAAAAGGCATCGAAAAGTCCATCAAGCGATGTCTGAAGAACTCAAGAAAAATGGTGTCAATAAGACTGAGAATGAAgtgaaaactaaaataaaaaatatgattgcTCGATATAGGCAAGTACTTTAGTTcataaaattgatgaaatattaTCATAATACTCATTTGAGATTTGCGTGCCTTGTTTTCAGAGAAGAGAAGAGGAAAGTAGGCACTTCCGGGGGATCTCCATCCACTTGGGCTTTCTACGAAGAAATGAACAGTCTTATTGGAAATCTTCCAGTAAATGATGAAAATCTGGTAGACGAAGGTAATATCATCATGTCCTTGAGTGATTCATTGGCTGGAAATGAAGAGGAAATAGCCAGTTCATCAATCCAGGCCCAGGGACACCCAAATCCACGTCGACCTCGCAAAAGAAAGCTAATAAACGTTCAAGAGGAAGTGTTGCAAGAGATAAAACGTTCCAATGAAGCAGCAGAAAGAAACGATGAAATCGCAAATGCACACATGGAGGAATCCAATAGGATTGCCCAGCAACAGATCGCATTTAATGAGAAATTACTTGCGAGACTATTTcctgaataaaaattgattaattacaaaaaaaaacatcctgtAAACGATATCGGtgacaataataaaatatattgaagtacagtaagtaaattttattcattattttcatCCAGACGTCTATCCCGGGCCCAAAGGTAATCAGCAATTGTATTGCGGACAGTTATTCCATCACCTGTTGGGGCTCGCATTGTGACATGGACAGGCTGTTCTCGGTTCTCCAATTGTTCAGAACTAGCCACATCAAATTCCTCATTCAAATAATCattcttttcatttaaaatattatgaagGATACACGAAGCCCTGATAACTATTGAATCATTTTCCAGCATTAGTTTGAGACCATTACCAATCCTTCGAAAACGATTTTTGAGCTGGCCAAATGCATTCTCGGTCACTCTTCGCGCTCTGGACAGCATATAATTAAAGTGCTTTTCTTTTGGAGTGAGATTGTCATGGGGATAGGGTTTCATGAGAAACCTGTCCAAACGGAAAGCAGAATCACCCAAAAGTAAAATTGGCACCTGGACTCCTTGAATAACTTTGAAGAACCTTTGAAATGTCTCATCTTCATTATGCAGTCGTCGAATGATTGACCTTTCGAAGATGTGGGAATCATTATTTCTCCCTGGCGAACCAATATTCACATAAGTGAATCTGTACCGATAGTCAACTGCCGCCAAGAGAACAATTGAATACCATCCTTTATAATTATGGTAATCTACTTTGTCCTCATCATTTACTTTAATCTCTATATGGCACCCATCTATCGCACCATAGCATTGAGGAAATCCCCAAACTACTTCAAATCCAGATCTCATCTCAATGATTTTATCCTCGGTTGGAggataaaaattgataaattgtgGTTCAAAAACCTCTTTTATAAGATGACAAAACTCCAAGAGAATTTGTCCGACAGTGCTCTCCCCAATACCGAAGAGATTAGCTATCGTTCGGTATTCCGCAGAAGATCCCAATGAATATAGGGCTACAGCAATTCTCTTCGGAACGGAAATTGGATCTCGAAAATGTGTGTATTGGCGAACAAGGTCCTCATGCAAGCGTTCTACAAGAAAATCTAGAGTTGAACGAGACACACGGAAGTTCCTTTTGAATTCATCATCATTGTAAAGAGGAACTTCAGTCTCCCAAAATGTTCCCGATCGGTCCTACAAGTTTAAAGTTGAGcgataattaaatatttcttttcattagTTGTCCTCAAATAATTTGGATAAGTTACCAGGCACCAAATTCTGCGGTCCCGTCCGCCATTCATTAGCATGATTTGGGAAAGTATCCTTGATCTTCTCCTCTCTCTACGGCTCTTTCGTCTATAATATAGAGCCACGTTGCGGAGCCGGTCAATTTGTttttgaacaataaaattttgccaCAGCAAATACTCCATATTTCACTATTTACTTTGGTTTGACAGTTCATGCAAAAAGCACTAATCCCTAATCCTAAAccttcagtgtatgatagtttgagctgatcctttaccgccaaatttttcgagctgagtattctcgaggatcagcctgtgtctattttcggcataacgcatatccaaaaatcactgaaaaagcttgggccaattttgagaaaaaccgaaaaacatggttttggagtggATAGAGGGGAGGTGGGaagggaaaagaaaaaacgtctagagatattgaatttttactgggggtcatcgaagaccggaagtcggtatctcttatcgtttaagctccaggaacagtgaaaagttgaaaaagacggttatataactgctctctctttgagtttgagcagtaaaagaCTAAAGTCATCATTTTAAAAGCTCCATTTGATCTATTTTAGACAATATGaggagatatttgggtgaaaatgtgtaaaccacttccaggcacttccacaatttgtatggaagatgCCTTCGCACTTCCGAAACTTCCGAGTATCACTCTCTGATCCATTGAAAAGCTCCTCAAAgtgtagggggaactggggcagtagtaaactggggtagttgtaaacactgtgatttttttcattaattttaagactccagaggataaaacccataagcattcatagataccattgggatgtatgtccacagatgaattggtcaatataatcctaatactttaaaaataaaaatcatttttcccgaaaatgttgatatttcgattattttggtcatttggatttccacctggaaattaaaaactttgtaaaataatcgaaatgcagcaataccagttctttcctacatcatttaggattatatttatgcatttactagagaaattgagattcttattatttcaaaagaattaataattggtcagaaaacagcatttggggtagatgtaaacaggcaatttgaatttcacaaaatgagtaggtaaaagagcaggaaattgaccttcatgcgaaatgtctaattcattgactacgaaaaaaaattggtggcactgtgttcaataaaaaatcacatgatgtcaaaaaatggggaaaatccattgaaaaatgtctttgatatgcatgcttttagtttttttttttgctattttaattattctttgtaagaagtgtagtgattttttgaaaaatatagtaaggccatgtaactccgacgattgcaaaactcggatgccgcgaccgatttaactccgatacatccacttaaaatataatttatatttttaattctgtaattaattactgaagtatcatattataactattctactttaagaaaaaccaaaaattatatttttatcggtttaataagtgggtaaaagaaatattttttaagctcgggtcagctgggttgtgtactaaaaatttaatttctgagaaaattttgctgttgacagctcgtcgctggaaaaagtttagtgttttttctatataataaaacattatttgcaatcaaaattattaataaaagttagtgtagttattgatctacaaggtgagtaagagtttatagataatatattaataattcatacagaaataagtgatttttgtgaatgtttacatttcgatgcatgtcggatgcggtgaaagtcaatgttttggttcagaatttgcattgttcaggactctttttctgtttcagatgccaaagggaacaaaagaaaagacctataaggacaagcccgactctaaggaaggtattaggaatgccttgcagtgtgtacgagatggttctaccatagcatatgcatccaaaacatttaatgtcccaagaacaacactgcacaacaaattgaccggcaaatacccagaggagtgccccaatggcaggccaacaattctttcaaaagaacaggaaaaagaacttgtcaaatggatcctgggatgtgcggatggctggcatcccatcgggaaggaacaagttctggacagcgttaaactcatctgtgaggtctagaaaattccaaaccattttacagctggaagacccggagacgtttagttcaggaattttcttaagcgtcatccagagctcagcatgcgcaagccaaaatccttctcattggaaagagctactgttactgctgaagacctcacggaatggtttcagaattgtcttggatatttcacagaacacaaccttctgagcatttcaccagaccgtgtttttaattgcgacgaaagtgccttctttttgacaccggaagatggaaatgtcctgtccaggagaggttcacgtgtagttccatctcttaaaaattcaggaccgaagcaatgtatcacagtactcttcatggtgtcagctactggcgaacttgctcctccaatggctgttcataaaactgacattactccaaaaattgccattcacaacgcagaaggatggaaaatgggaacgtcaccacagagtggctggatggatgggccacttttctatgctggtctttatttcccgaaaattgttttccaacattcagaggagtccattatcaataaccagcacgatcaggccaccgacaatagtccttcaaatgatccagtcatccctggaaaccaactctctgcaacttctgaaactcaaccgatcttcgacacactaaaacaatgctatttctggccaggagaaattccaaaacgtcgtcagaagaagagggtcaaagccagcaatgtcaaacaccagtatattgtatcttccgaggaaattatcgcggaacagtaggaaaaattgaggcaggatttacaaaaaaagaaagaaattgctgaacggaagttgaccagagagaggaacaaaaaaataagggcaggagaaaaggagataaaactaaaggagaaaaacatggtaaaggaaaaggctcaaatgccaattgaagctgaaaagaaaaaacgtggaaggaagtcagccaagaaaaccgaggaaaaatcaaagaattgagtgcaatcttaaaataaataaaaatatatataattaaataataaattaatgaaatgaattgatggaataaaactctaaaaaaatgtttttgaaataatatcttctcatttttatgcattaaacttttccttaaaatgagcatccgagtttgatcgaattcaacggagttacataaaagcgtcgcagtaacattcttgcgcatatattaatattatcgtaattttattaattttcatcaatattattgctaaaattctatttctattatgattctaaattaaacaaagaataattctattgatttggaatggggaaaaaaatatttcatcagtccaaaaacaagcattaaagtcgcactctatgaaaagtatccggattacctctctttactatatacagtttttatatatctcttaagtaattaaaataatcgaaagtggtgcaaagttaatttgaagggtggaaaaaagggtgattttgtgaaaagagaaaaatgcacagtgtcacaaatatcatttttatggaaaactcaattgttttcaacattcgcattaccctcgatgtattgcctatactcaagggtaaaacatgagctaagaaagattttccaaaaaatcacggtgtccttggaaaatcacctcaaattcgcatctatcgaaaatggttacatgtgccccagtctcccctaccattcaaagtatcaaaatttgattcttttgaaaTGGATCAAAATTATCTTCCAACAAAGGATCAAAAAGAACCATTTGAAATGATGGATCATTATTTGATTCACCAAAATATTaacgaatggatcaaaattatcCACCATTTTTATCAGTGGAGCCATTTCTTTGACTAAAACTGATCTGGGTGCCATCTATGTATTATCCAACGGACTTATTGATTGACGTGTTATATAAGAAAACTTTGAACAGTATTATTACTGTGAAAATCAAGATTATCACTGCAATAAAGAATTGATTAACTGATTGAACTATCAATTTgtttttctcaaataattttctaaatattgtACAGTGATTTAGTCCAGCGAAGGAttaattttttggtttttttttttaaatcttttctttctattaaatttaaatttataaattttctcctaTAAAGTCtcactaatttttaattttgtcttcagtatttattttttttttaaatgccgcCAATGTTTCTGTCACAACCACGAAGTGCCAATGATtccttttttttactatttttttttaatattcttttatatTATAGCTAATGTTCTAAATATCTTTTCAATGTATCttctgtatattttatttatttatttttttcttttaaaaattcttttttctttaattctttttcatcatttactttcttttttttttgttaattcatctGACTCGTGTCTCTCTTCGGAAGAcagtaaaatatatatatatatatttttttaatattccttctgtttttatttcttctttatttCATTTACTTTTTCAGCTTCTATTTCAGCAAATAAttcatttactttttaattttttctttaatatatcTTGTTTTCTCTATTCTtagtattaataataatatatatattttttataatttaaatatcttttataGTGAATTTTATcgcgattttttatttaatcaatgCCATGggttttctttcatttatttcattttttttcttttatcattttactttataagtaattaaaatattaatataatatatattttggttgagattattttttttttagtatttaaatattgtttttttttttatttattcttctcTATGATCTAGATTTTTATCTTCACTCTATAAATATTAGATTCTTTCCGTTctttatttaatatatatttcttttatctgtttttttctctctaaattagttttttttttcattattctttTAATCTTAATATACTAATGTGTCAACGTCTATTCTGTTGCTTTTTTTTCActctatattttatttagtaattatatatatttttttgtttatttttttcttctttttcaatGTTTTCTTTATCAATCTCTTTCTctaaatgtatatatatatatatgtattaatatatatatatatatgtaataTTACGAATCTAACTACCGCGAAATCAGTCAGTCAAGAAGTCtttttgctttttatttatttatttttttcttttactttcaatataatatatatttattaaatatatttacattgggtttttttttacccttttaTCATCCTTactataaatttttcttttaaagtcatattttcttaatttttatttaattttttttttcttttcaagtttcaaagggtgtattttttttttgtaaaattcttttcgcaactgaatattttgaagttttaaGTTTCATATcggaaatattcttttttttttttaatataaaggacaatgggcaaaaatgGTCTATGGTGTGATCACCAATGAGATGTATATCATTGAATAGGTCATCATCGATTTCAGTTGAATCATtacatattttgaataatttttctgtaatttatttatttagtttctTTAGAAatcgtacagtagactctcactcaatcggctctttttcaatcgggcgaaaaattttgttgacagttttcacgcttaattatgaagctaatttgctcaaattcgctgtaggggaaactggggcaccaccaaacacggggtaccaccaaacactaatttttatttctaaactacttggactatctcgaccattccttcagtggacaagcatccctatagtgcctataaattcctatcggtcttatcctctgatatcgaatatttgattgaaaaatcgcagtgtttggtggtaccccgtgtttggtggtgccccagtttcccctagttcttcctattttatcgtgattctttataattgagcgctttttgtggaatttataaaggctttgacgctaaattccatcgctaaaccggatgacattttgctccatattcccgattgagagggagtctactgtaattagatTTTGTATGATTGAATAGCCTTTCATAAACCTTATTTCCATGCCGAGTTTCAGTTTTCTACCTTTTCTGggagaggagttatagtggaaaaagtcctcattttgtatggggactgCAGGAAGGAAAGGTGGGGGAAAATATATGTAAACACGGTTAAAGAGCCTACCATTGCCCTTGATCCTATGCCAAGTTTCTGATTTATACTTCCTTTCAGAGAGGAGTTATAGCGGAAAATGTCTCTATTTTGTATGGTGGCTACAAGAAGGAGTGGAGGGAGGATGAGCCTATATACATGATTGAGGAACCTTTCCTACACCTTGATCCCATACCAAGTTTTACCTTTCTACGTCTTCTCAGAGGAAAGTTATAGCCAGTGATAAGCTTAAATGGTccaaataagcttatggtaactGAGATTTATTACAGgcaacctcgaaatgcgtgcaactcgaggtTCTTGAAAATTGGAAAGCATACAAATTCGATtggcaaaaatacaaaaaaaaaaaaaatacctctaAAACTTTAAATCCGAATGactcggaaactataagagatcattcattcattcattcattttcaaccgcttatccctattggggtcgcgggcccatgacaccaaggttaacagcccacgcctgtcggtcctccgccacttcaggaagatgttcgagttcgatcccaaggcgctcccatgcaagatcctgaatttgattaagAGATAGAGATCTCAAACTTAACATCCATTTAGAGATTTCTTTACGCTCGAGATAttagggaagagcaccagcgatcggcagtgtttctCAGCTCGTCAgattattaccatattgttgaacgaattcaaat
This genomic interval carries:
- the LOC129808662 gene encoding uncharacterized protein LOC129808662 produces the protein MLMNGGRDRRIWCLDRSGTFWETEVPLYNDDEFKRNFRVSRSTLDFLVERLHEDLVRQYTHFRDPISVPKRIAVALYSLGSSAEYRTIANLFGIGESTVGQILLEFCHLIKEVFEPQFINFYPPTEDKIIEMRSGFEVVWGFPQCYGAIDGCHIEIKVNDEDKVDYHNYKGWYSIVLLAAVDYRYRFTYVNIGSPGRNNDSHIFERSIIRRLHNEDETFQRFFKVIQGVQVPILLLGDSAFRLDRFLMKPYPHDNLTPKEKHFNYMLSRARRVTENAFGQLKNRFRRIGNGLKLMLENDSIVIRASCILHNILNEKNDYLNEEFDVASSEQLENREQPVHVTMRAPTGDGITVRNTIADYLWARDRRLDENNE